Proteins encoded together in one Aminipila butyrica window:
- a CDS encoding 3'-5' exoribonuclease YhaM family protein, protein MKEFYISDLRVDEEITDFFIIKTIALKLGSNKKQYLDLLLADSTGEITAKKWDVADTELPSVNEIKDGDIVKIKAQVTQWNGLRQLRVLKIRKKAANDPVEMVDLIKAAPERPEDMYHYIYARAEAMTDVDLKAICLRLLTENKERLMYYPAAQKNHHAQLAGLLYHVKRMLMNGERMCQVYTNLNADLVAAGVILHDIEKLNEIDSNELGISTGYSFEGQLLGHLVQGIKTIEKIADEIGMPREKATMLEHMILTHHYEPEYGSPKKPMFPEAEILHYLDIIDARMFDMEDALQGVQPGEFSDRVWTLDNRKVYKPSEI, encoded by the coding sequence ATGAAAGAATTTTACATTTCTGATCTCCGAGTAGATGAAGAGATAACAGACTTTTTTATCATAAAGACCATCGCATTAAAGCTGGGGTCTAACAAAAAACAGTATTTGGATTTGCTGTTGGCAGATTCCACGGGAGAAATCACCGCGAAAAAGTGGGATGTCGCCGATACAGAGTTGCCTTCGGTGAACGAAATCAAGGATGGAGACATTGTCAAAATTAAAGCTCAGGTTACCCAGTGGAATGGATTGAGGCAGCTACGAGTACTGAAAATTCGTAAAAAGGCAGCAAACGATCCCGTGGAAATGGTGGATTTGATTAAGGCGGCTCCCGAGAGGCCTGAGGATATGTATCATTATATCTATGCGCGGGCGGAAGCCATGACAGATGTAGATTTAAAGGCTATCTGTCTTCGACTTTTAACCGAAAACAAGGAACGGCTGATGTACTATCCTGCCGCTCAGAAAAATCATCACGCACAGCTGGCGGGTTTGTTGTACCATGTGAAGCGAATGCTTATGAACGGGGAACGGATGTGCCAAGTATACACCAATTTAAACGCCGATTTAGTGGCAGCCGGTGTTATCCTTCACGACATAGAAAAGCTTAATGAAATCGATTCCAACGAGTTAGGGATTTCTACCGGCTACTCTTTTGAAGGCCAGCTGTTGGGCCATCTGGTTCAAGGTATTAAAACCATCGAAAAGATTGCAGACGAAATTGGTATGCCACGGGAAAAAGCAACCATGCTGGAGCATATGATTCTCACCCACCACTACGAACCAGAATACGGAAGTCCTAAAAAGCCCATGTTTCCAGAGGCTGAGATTTTACATTACCTGGATATCATCGATGCCAGAATGTTCGATATGGAGGACGCACTACAAGGCGTTCAGCCGGGAGAATTCTCGGATCGCGTATGGACTCTAGACAATCGCAAAGTCTATAAACCATCAGAGATTTGA
- the recD2 gene encoding SF1B family DNA helicase RecD2 translates to MALTEIKNGVIGDIIFRNKENGYTIAVVENEEETFTAVGYLPFADAGRCYELTGSWKTHPSYGEQFEVSEAKETMPASLKGMEEFLASGAVKGIGRKTAILIVAKFGMDSLRIMEEEPQRLAEIDGIGPKKAASIGEAFQEKRALAQVSMFFQQFDISASCALRLYREYGEAAIDIVSENPYQLVSDMYGIGFKKADAIAEKLGIDRNDEFRIQSGVKFTLNYYVGEGHTYVPKKLLCEKAGQLMDVATETVYENLVGMAFEGLIQIENLEGQEVVFLMAYYLAEQNVCRRLGAVNQASLKPIQADLDTLIQITENEKGIQLSDNQKFAVKSSLINGISVITGGPGTGKTTIINAIMNILDHSGLNTAIAAPTGRAAKRITETSGYYASTIHRLLEYYYSEGEDLMRFGKTEENPLDYDVIIIDEASMIDILLMNGLMNAVVPGTRLIFVGDSDQLPSVGAGNVLRDMIDSEVIYAVKLTEIFRQAKESLIVVNAHRINKGEYPEFNERDKDFFFLQKNGEKDMLETVKDLCARRLPAYFTDCDAMKDMQVLTPVRKGLLGSLNLNKELQAVLNPPDPQLAEQKYGERVFRVKDKVMQIKNNYQMNWKRLDDFTEGQGVFNGDVGFISQIDKEFNEIVVVFDENKFVTYDVTQLDELELAYAVTVHKSQGSEFPIVIMPVSWFPPVLATKNLLYTAVTRGKQAVVLVGSMNKMYAMVDNNRIMDRYTGLSFRLRNLL, encoded by the coding sequence ATGGCGCTGACGGAGATAAAAAACGGAGTAATTGGAGATATTATTTTCAGGAATAAGGAAAACGGCTACACTATAGCAGTGGTGGAAAATGAAGAGGAGACCTTTACGGCAGTGGGGTATCTGCCCTTTGCCGATGCAGGCAGATGTTACGAGTTGACGGGTTCATGGAAGACACATCCCTCCTATGGGGAGCAGTTTGAGGTGTCAGAGGCCAAGGAGACTATGCCCGCCTCCCTAAAGGGTATGGAGGAATTTCTGGCTTCCGGAGCGGTCAAGGGGATTGGCCGGAAGACGGCGATTCTTATTGTGGCAAAGTTTGGCATGGATTCCCTGCGCATCATGGAAGAAGAGCCCCAGCGCCTGGCGGAGATTGATGGCATTGGTCCCAAAAAAGCGGCTTCCATTGGGGAGGCTTTTCAGGAGAAACGGGCTTTAGCGCAGGTGTCCATGTTCTTTCAGCAGTTTGATATATCCGCCAGTTGTGCGCTGCGTCTATATCGAGAATATGGAGAAGCAGCCATCGATATCGTCTCAGAGAACCCCTATCAGCTGGTCAGCGACATGTACGGCATCGGTTTCAAGAAGGCCGATGCCATTGCAGAGAAGCTGGGAATTGACCGGAATGATGAGTTTCGCATCCAGAGCGGAGTGAAGTTTACCTTGAATTATTACGTAGGGGAAGGACATACCTATGTACCAAAAAAGCTACTATGCGAAAAAGCTGGTCAGCTAATGGACGTAGCGACGGAAACCGTCTATGAGAATCTGGTGGGCATGGCCTTTGAAGGGTTGATTCAGATTGAGAACCTGGAGGGCCAGGAGGTGGTATTCCTCATGGCCTATTATCTGGCGGAGCAGAACGTATGCCGGCGGCTAGGGGCAGTAAATCAGGCCAGTTTAAAGCCGATTCAGGCTGACTTGGATACGCTGATTCAGATTACGGAAAATGAAAAAGGCATTCAGCTGTCGGACAATCAGAAGTTTGCCGTCAAGAGCTCTTTGATAAATGGCATATCTGTCATAACCGGCGGCCCAGGTACCGGAAAAACTACCATTATCAATGCCATCATGAATATTTTGGATCACAGCGGATTAAATACAGCCATAGCGGCACCGACTGGGCGAGCCGCCAAACGGATTACCGAGACTTCTGGGTATTACGCTTCTACGATACATCGATTGCTGGAGTACTACTATTCTGAGGGTGAAGACTTGATGCGTTTCGGCAAGACAGAGGAGAATCCGCTAGATTATGATGTGATTATCATTGACGAAGCTTCCATGATTGACATCTTGCTGATGAATGGCCTCATGAATGCGGTGGTACCGGGAACTCGGCTGATTTTTGTTGGGGATTCGGACCAGCTTCCTTCCGTAGGGGCAGGCAATGTGCTGCGGGATATGATTGACAGCGAAGTGATTTATGCAGTTAAGCTGACAGAAATCTTTCGTCAGGCAAAGGAGAGCCTGATTGTAGTCAACGCTCACCGGATTAACAAAGGGGAATATCCGGAGTTTAACGAGCGGGACAAGGACTTCTTTTTCCTGCAAAAAAACGGGGAAAAGGATATGCTGGAAACGGTAAAAGACCTGTGCGCTCGCCGACTGCCGGCTTACTTTACGGACTGCGATGCCATGAAAGACATGCAGGTGCTGACGCCGGTACGCAAAGGCCTGTTGGGGAGTCTCAATCTAAATAAGGAATTGCAGGCAGTGCTGAACCCTCCGGACCCACAGCTGGCAGAACAGAAATATGGAGAGCGGGTTTTTCGGGTTAAGGACAAGGTCATGCAGATTAAAAACAATTATCAGATGAATTGGAAAAGACTGGATGACTTTACGGAAGGCCAAGGTGTCTTCAACGGGGATGTGGGCTTTATCAGCCAGATTGATAAGGAATTCAACGAGATTGTGGTCGTCTTTGATGAGAATAAGTTTGTTACCTATGATGTGACCCAGCTGGATGAACTGGAACTGGCCTATGCGGTAACGGTTCACAAGAGCCAGGGGAGTGAGTTCCCTATTGTCATCATGCCGGTAAGCTGGTTTCCGCCAGTGCTGGCTACCAAAAATCTGCTGTATACAGCGGTGACCAGAGGAAAACAGGCGGTAGTACTAGTAGGGTCCATGAACAAGATGTATGCCATGGTGGACAACAATCGAATTATGGATCGATATACGGGTCTAAGCTTTCGGCTGAGAAATCTGCTGTAG
- a CDS encoding ComF family protein, producing MELDWGIGIRNVKEWLLDGLFPANIYCICCGNLIDKTRPYALCDSCLENLNWANARTCIKCGKVLNETDKRRLLDEIGQTHQLCDHCKQNRHFFERGFTCMQYSTMAKEMIHHFKFNGCAYMGDKLGKIMLDRIRLEQLSVDLVVAVPMHPKNRRKRGYNQSELLAKVVAEGLGVVYNSQVLIRRQYKAPMNKLGAEQRYANIQNAYALAGNAAFLQSKSVLLIDDIYTTGSTVDECSRLLKEAGAGVIYVLTLAAGAN from the coding sequence ATGGAGTTAGATTGGGGAATTGGTATCCGAAATGTAAAAGAGTGGTTGCTGGATGGACTTTTTCCCGCCAACATCTACTGCATCTGCTGCGGAAATTTAATCGATAAAACTAGACCGTATGCTTTGTGTGACTCTTGTTTGGAAAATCTCAATTGGGCCAATGCCCGGACCTGCATCAAATGTGGCAAAGTACTTAACGAGACGGACAAGCGCAGGCTGCTGGACGAGATTGGCCAGACCCATCAACTGTGTGACCATTGCAAGCAAAACCGCCACTTCTTTGAACGGGGGTTTACCTGTATGCAGTACAGTACTATGGCTAAGGAGATGATTCATCATTTTAAATTTAACGGCTGTGCCTATATGGGGGATAAGCTGGGAAAGATTATGTTAGACCGAATTCGGTTGGAGCAGCTATCGGTGGATTTGGTGGTAGCCGTTCCCATGCATCCCAAGAATCGCCGGAAGCGGGGATATAACCAGTCGGAGCTGCTGGCGAAAGTAGTTGCAGAAGGCTTGGGTGTAGTTTATAATAGTCAGGTATTGATTCGCCGACAGTATAAGGCACCCATGAACAAGCTGGGAGCAGAACAGCGGTATGCTAACATTCAAAACGCCTATGCTCTTGCAGGCAACGCTGCTTTTTTACAGAGTAAAAGTGTATTGCTAATAGACGATATATATACGACGGGCAGTACGGTAGATGAATGCAGTCGCCTGTTGAAAGAAGCCGGAGCAGGGGTTATATATGTGCTGACTCTGGCGGCAGGGGCAAACTAA
- the hpf gene encoding ribosome hibernation-promoting factor, HPF/YfiA family translates to MKIKITTKNLSSSDYLKDTIEKKLEKLSKYFSNDITANIMVSVDGDKQKIEATINAGGTIFRAEEAADNAYDAVDGVVDKLSSQMSRFKTKLQKKHKDNKGFKFAEIPDYSREPEEIAVVKKKKMDIFPMNTEEAIVQMELIGHPFFVFMDMESESVNVVYKRKNGDYGLIETVY, encoded by the coding sequence ATGAAAATTAAGATTACGACTAAAAACCTGAGTTCAAGCGATTATTTGAAAGATACCATTGAAAAGAAGCTGGAAAAACTGAGTAAGTATTTTAGCAACGATATCACAGCAAACATCATGGTTTCTGTAGACGGAGACAAGCAGAAGATTGAGGCCACCATTAATGCAGGGGGGACCATTTTCCGGGCAGAAGAAGCAGCGGATAATGCGTATGATGCGGTGGACGGAGTTGTGGACAAGCTGTCTTCTCAGATGTCCAGATTCAAGACGAAGCTGCAGAAGAAGCATAAGGACAACAAAGGCTTCAAGTTTGCAGAAATCCCGGATTACAGCCGCGAGCCAGAGGAAATTGCGGTGGTTAAAAAGAAGAAGATGGATATTTTCCCGATGAACACCGAAGAAGCTATCGTGCAGATGGAGCTGATTGGACATCCTTTCTTCGTATTTATGGACATGGAATCCGAAAGCGTCAACGTGGTGTACAAGAGAAAGAATGGAGATTACGGTCTGATAGAAACCGTATATTAA
- the cdaA gene encoding diadenylate cyclase CdaA, translated as MQNYITNIVSGLSITDAIDVCIVAFIIYKVLGFIKESRAEQLVKGLLVLVLATLGSEQFHLYTLNWILKGTMTLGVLALVIVFQPELRRGLEYVGRSKLVKAPFGQFDKEKAKNITAQFIRAIDDFSAHKVGALIILERETSLTDIAETGTLLNAEISTELLGNIFYEGAPLHDGAVIVRGDKIYAAGCVLPLTQNKNLSKELGTRHRAGIGITENSDAITLIVSEETGIISIAVDGKLSRFLDIKTVEKTLLNLFLNATVDEKNVAVKSLTAFFNMFGRKDDAAK; from the coding sequence ATGCAGAATTACATTACCAATATTGTTTCCGGTCTCAGCATTACCGATGCCATTGATGTGTGCATTGTTGCCTTTATTATTTATAAAGTGCTGGGATTTATCAAGGAGTCGCGGGCAGAGCAGCTGGTAAAAGGGCTGCTGGTTTTGGTGCTGGCAACTTTAGGTTCGGAACAGTTTCATCTATACACATTAAACTGGATATTAAAAGGGACCATGACCTTAGGCGTGCTGGCTCTAGTTATTGTATTTCAGCCAGAGCTGCGGCGGGGGCTGGAATATGTGGGCAGAAGTAAGCTGGTCAAGGCACCCTTCGGTCAGTTCGACAAGGAAAAGGCCAAAAACATCACCGCCCAATTTATACGGGCTATCGATGATTTTTCAGCCCATAAAGTAGGAGCTCTCATTATATTGGAACGAGAGACTTCTCTAACGGATATTGCCGAGACCGGTACCTTACTTAATGCAGAGATTTCCACAGAGTTGTTGGGAAACATTTTTTACGAAGGGGCGCCTCTCCATGATGGAGCGGTTATCGTCCGAGGCGACAAAATCTATGCGGCAGGCTGTGTTCTGCCTTTAACACAGAATAAGAACTTATCGAAGGAGCTGGGGACAAGACACCGAGCTGGTATTGGCATCACCGAGAATTCCGACGCTATTACCCTCATCGTTTCAGAAGAGACAGGTATCATCTCTATCGCCGTAGATGGAAAGCTCTCTCGTTTCTTGGATATTAAGACGGTGGAGAAAACTCTGCTCAACCTGTTCCTCAATGCAACAGTGGATGAAAAAAATGTGGCGGTGAAGAGTTTGACTGCCTTTTTCAATATGTTTGGGAGAAAAGACGATGCTGCAAAATAA
- a CDS encoding CdaR family protein — translation MLQNKNFTKLLSILLAVFLWVYVVAVENPPTKVRIPNVPITLVNVDSLNQRGLAISSDEDYFMDVVIEGARSDVLKVSASDIVAKVDVFGYGVGENEIPVTVTLPDSVSVANQKDNRIVINIEEMVSVYKTVNVIFNGSVDSKQEATVSSVTPKEVEVKGAKSKVASVKSVNAYIESSELTTEEKSFTADLTAVDANGQTAKNIQLSSDTADIKAVIYQIKEVPLEVAVTGEVNGAYQVTSMDVPEKVKIKGLKEDLAGVDKITADPVDISTVTATTELPLNMKLPQGVMLAQDSTKAAVSIVIKGITVKEFEIPNSSITVNGLGEKLSLVINTQSVNVKVSGKEASVEKMTAADISLSIDLTGLETGIYTVPLTVHKAAGISDITVDTEEIHITINEAV, via the coding sequence ATGCTGCAAAATAAGAATTTTACGAAATTGCTGTCCATCTTGTTGGCAGTGTTCTTATGGGTATATGTTGTAGCTGTTGAAAATCCGCCGACAAAGGTGAGGATTCCCAATGTACCCATCACACTGGTAAACGTAGACAGCCTAAATCAGCGAGGGCTGGCCATCAGCTCAGATGAAGATTACTTTATGGATGTGGTCATTGAAGGAGCCCGGTCCGATGTGCTCAAGGTATCGGCCAGCGACATTGTGGCCAAGGTGGATGTGTTTGGCTATGGCGTAGGGGAAAATGAGATTCCGGTGACCGTAACACTGCCGGATTCCGTCAGCGTGGCTAACCAGAAAGACAATCGGATTGTCATTAACATTGAGGAAATGGTCTCCGTTTATAAGACGGTCAACGTAATCTTTAATGGCTCGGTGGATTCAAAGCAGGAAGCAACGGTTTCCAGCGTAACGCCGAAAGAGGTGGAGGTCAAAGGGGCCAAGTCCAAGGTGGCCAGTGTGAAATCAGTAAATGCTTACATTGAATCCTCGGAGTTGACGACAGAAGAAAAGAGTTTTACTGCCGATTTGACGGCAGTGGATGCCAATGGACAGACTGCTAAAAACATTCAGCTATCTTCCGATACGGCAGATATTAAAGCAGTAATTTATCAAATTAAGGAGGTCCCGTTGGAAGTGGCGGTGACTGGCGAGGTAAATGGTGCTTATCAGGTGACTAGCATGGATGTGCCAGAAAAAGTAAAGATCAAAGGTCTAAAAGAAGATTTGGCGGGAGTGGATAAGATTACAGCTGATCCAGTGGATATCAGCACGGTGACGGCTACCACCGAGTTGCCGTTGAACATGAAACTGCCTCAAGGGGTGATGTTGGCTCAAGACTCCACCAAGGCAGCAGTGAGCATTGTCATCAAGGGGATTACAGTGAAAGAATTTGAAATTCCCAATAGCAGCATTACGGTAAATGGCTTAGGGGAAAAACTTTCGCTGGTAATCAATACGCAAAGTGTTAATGTAAAAGTGTCGGGGAAGGAAGCCAGCGTGGAGAAGATGACGGCAGCAGATATCAGCCTGTCCATCGATCTTACTGGCCTGGAGACGGGCATTTACACGGTGCCTTTGACCGTTCACAAGGCGGCAGGCATATCGGATATCACTGTGGACACAGAAGAAATTCACATAACGATTAACGAGGCCGTATAA
- the glmM gene encoding phosphoglucosamine mutase, whose translation MGRLFGTDGVRGVANTELTPELAFNLGKAGAYVLSKEEQRPVVLIGKDTRISGDMLEDALSAGILSMGGNVIKVGVLPTPAVAYLVKYYKATAGVVISASHNSFEYNGIKFFNGEGFKLDDALEEQIEELILDKVDINSHITGDKLGRCLTAEDDALELYVQFLQSTIDVSLEGMKLVLDCANGAAYQAAEAVFHRLGAEVTVLSNSPNGININASCGSTHPENLQTKVLELQADLGLAFDGDADRLIAVDELGRIIDGDKTILLCARMLKDCGLLAKDKVTATVMSNLGFHKAVSEMGCNVEVTQVGDRYVLESMLKTGGVIGGEQSGHIIFLNYTTTGDGILSALQLVKAVKASGKKPSELSDGITIYPQVLKNARIKNEYKKTYMEDPEISAAITRVEAQMHGEGRVLIRPSGTEPLVRVMLEGQDIEVITELAQELALLITKRLG comes from the coding sequence ATGGGTAGATTGTTTGGAACGGACGGCGTGAGAGGAGTTGCTAACACCGAGCTTACGCCGGAGCTGGCTTTTAACCTGGGAAAAGCGGGTGCATATGTGCTCAGCAAGGAAGAGCAGAGGCCGGTAGTTCTAATCGGTAAAGATACGAGAATATCGGGAGATATGCTGGAGGATGCCCTCAGTGCAGGAATTCTTTCTATGGGTGGCAACGTGATTAAGGTAGGAGTCCTGCCTACTCCGGCGGTGGCCTATCTGGTGAAATATTACAAGGCCACAGCGGGGGTGGTCATATCTGCTTCTCATAATTCTTTTGAATACAACGGCATCAAGTTTTTTAACGGAGAAGGATTTAAGCTGGATGATGCCTTGGAAGAGCAGATTGAAGAGCTGATTTTGGATAAGGTGGATATCAACAGCCACATCACTGGAGATAAGTTAGGACGTTGTTTGACGGCGGAGGACGATGCGCTGGAACTGTATGTGCAGTTTTTGCAGAGTACTATCGACGTTAGCCTAGAGGGCATGAAGCTGGTACTAGACTGTGCCAACGGGGCCGCTTATCAGGCGGCGGAGGCAGTATTTCACCGTCTGGGGGCAGAGGTGACGGTATTATCCAACAGTCCCAATGGGATTAACATCAATGCAAGCTGTGGGTCCACCCACCCGGAGAACCTCCAGACTAAGGTTTTGGAGCTTCAGGCGGATCTGGGGCTGGCTTTCGACGGTGACGCGGATCGCTTGATTGCGGTAGATGAATTAGGCCGGATTATTGACGGGGATAAGACAATCCTTTTATGTGCTAGAATGTTGAAGGACTGCGGACTGCTGGCAAAGGATAAGGTTACGGCCACGGTTATGAGCAACCTAGGGTTCCACAAGGCGGTATCCGAGATGGGCTGTAATGTGGAAGTGACCCAGGTAGGCGACCGCTATGTGCTGGAGAGCATGCTGAAAACAGGTGGTGTCATCGGTGGTGAACAGTCAGGCCACATTATCTTTTTAAATTATACCACCACAGGGGACGGTATTTTGTCTGCATTGCAGTTGGTGAAGGCTGTGAAGGCCAGCGGGAAGAAGCCATCGGAGTTGTCTGACGGCATAACTATCTACCCCCAAGTATTGAAAAATGCCCGCATTAAGAACGAATACAAAAAGACTTATATGGAAGATCCGGAAATCAGCGCAGCCATCACCAGAGTAGAGGCGCAGATGCATGGAGAGGGCCGGGTTCTCATACGGCCGTCAGGCACAGAGCCACTGGTGCGGGTGATGCTGGAAGGCCAGGACATTGAGGTCATTACAGAGTTAGCACAGGAGCTGGCTCTGCTCATCACAAAGAGATTGGGATAG
- the glmS gene encoding glutamine--fructose-6-phosphate transaminase (isomerizing), translating to MCGIVGYVGKSHVKDAKDIILDGLKKLEYRGYDSAGVALNIGHKLEVRKHVGRIANLEQLMEGEVLKSNIGIGHTRWATHGAPSDLNAHPHCNGDGSIAVVHNGIIENYVEIKEWLINEHGVQFASETDTEVIAHLIGLYYDGDLEDAVFKAVGRMRGAYAIGVVAAAEPDKIVAVRKDAPLIAGLGEGCNFIASDIPALLKHVRKIYLIENNEMLVVTADQVKIYNDQRQEVKREVFHVTWDAEAAEKDGYDHFMLKEIHEQPKGLDETFNRRIQEDGSIKLDGIHLTKEDIEGFNKVFIVACGTAYHAGLVGKCAIENLAKIPVEIDVASEFRYRDPFVDDKTLFIAISQSGETLDTLAALREAKRKGARILSVVNVVGSSVARESDDVFYTWAGPEIAVASTKAYTTQLMCMYLIGLYMGRAKGVVPDEKYNQYMSELQDIPEKLTKLLKSESTIHDLAKELYKREQVFFIGRGPDAGVSYEGSLKLKEISYINSFAIAAGELKHGTIALIEKDTLVIALATQDKLYEKMLSNIQEVKARGAYVIGVAKEGNREIEKQADRVIYIPNCMDEVSPLLSVVPLQVLAYYIAKERGCDIDKPKNLAKSVTVE from the coding sequence ATGTGTGGAATAGTAGGTTATGTAGGAAAAAGTCATGTGAAGGACGCCAAGGATATTATCCTGGACGGCCTGAAAAAATTGGAATACAGAGGGTATGATTCTGCTGGAGTCGCCTTGAATATAGGTCATAAGCTGGAAGTTCGCAAGCATGTAGGTCGAATTGCCAATTTGGAGCAGTTGATGGAGGGAGAGGTGCTGAAAAGCAATATCGGCATCGGTCACACCCGTTGGGCTACCCATGGCGCCCCGTCAGACTTGAATGCGCACCCTCATTGTAATGGGGATGGTTCCATTGCTGTGGTACATAACGGTATTATTGAAAATTACGTGGAGATTAAGGAGTGGCTGATAAACGAACATGGGGTACAATTTGCTTCAGAGACGGACACCGAGGTCATTGCTCATTTAATCGGCCTCTACTACGACGGTGATTTGGAAGATGCCGTATTTAAGGCAGTGGGCCGAATGAGGGGGGCCTACGCTATTGGCGTGGTAGCAGCAGCGGAGCCGGATAAGATTGTAGCCGTCCGTAAAGATGCACCGCTGATTGCAGGTTTGGGAGAAGGCTGCAATTTCATAGCATCAGACATTCCAGCATTGCTTAAACACGTGAGAAAAATCTACTTGATTGAAAACAACGAGATGCTGGTGGTAACTGCCGATCAGGTGAAGATCTACAATGATCAGCGCCAAGAGGTCAAGCGGGAAGTCTTTCATGTGACCTGGGATGCGGAAGCCGCCGAGAAGGACGGATATGATCATTTCATGCTGAAGGAAATCCACGAGCAGCCAAAGGGATTGGATGAAACCTTTAACCGTCGAATCCAGGAGGATGGCAGCATTAAGCTGGACGGCATTCACCTGACGAAGGAAGACATTGAAGGCTTTAACAAGGTGTTTATTGTAGCTTGCGGTACGGCTTATCACGCTGGGCTGGTGGGCAAGTGTGCCATCGAAAATCTAGCAAAGATTCCGGTGGAAATTGACGTGGCATCGGAATTCCGGTACCGGGATCCGTTTGTGGATGATAAGACTTTATTCATCGCTATCAGTCAATCCGGGGAGACACTGGATACGTTGGCTGCCTTGAGGGAAGCAAAGCGGAAGGGCGCACGAATTTTATCAGTGGTCAACGTGGTAGGCAGCTCGGTAGCCCGAGAATCCGACGATGTGTTTTATACTTGGGCGGGACCGGAGATTGCGGTGGCCTCCACAAAGGCCTATACCACTCAGCTCATGTGTATGTATCTGATTGGTCTTTACATGGGTCGGGCTAAGGGTGTAGTCCCTGATGAAAAATACAACCAGTATATGTCGGAGCTTCAGGACATACCAGAAAAACTGACCAAACTGCTTAAAAGTGAATCGACTATACACGATTTAGCAAAAGAACTTTATAAGCGGGAGCAGGTATTCTTCATTGGCAGAGGGCCGGATGCAGGAGTTTCCTATGAAGGATCCTTAAAATTGAAAGAGATTTCCTACATCAACTCCTTTGCTATCGCTGCAGGAGAATTGAAGCACGGCACCATAGCCCTGATTGAAAAGGATACCCTGGTCATTGCTTTGGCTACCCAGGATAAACTGTATGAAAAAATGCTGTCCAACATTCAGGAGGTGAAAGCCAGAGGGGCTTATGTTATCGGCGTAGCCAAGGAAGGCAACCGAGAGATTGAAAAGCAGGCAGATCGAGTGATTTACATTCCAAACTGCATGGATGAGGTCTCCCCATTGCTTTCAGTCGTACCGCTGCAAGTTTTGGCTTATTATATTGCTAAAGAGCGGGGCTGCGACATTGACAAGCCAAAGAACTTGGCAAAGAGTGTTACCGTGGAATAA
- a CDS encoding helix-turn-helix domain-containing protein, producing MASCEKEILTRALNETKTKTEAAKKLNMSRQAFNYKLGKYNLK from the coding sequence ATGGCTTCTTGTGAAAAAGAGATCCTCACCCGCGCCTTAAATGAAACCAAAACGAAGACGGAAGCAGCAAAAAAACTCAATATGTCACGCCAGGCTTTTAACTATAAGCTTGGCAAATACAACTTAAAATGA